The Actinomadura graeca nucleotide sequence CCGCCCGCATTCGTGGACCTGCTCGCCGAAGACGGCGTGCTCCCCGGCCTGCTGCCGCCCGGATGGCCCGCCCGGAGCCCGGCACTGGCCGCCCTCGGCGTCCGCCGCGTCGAGCTCGCGGACGTGATCGACGAGCTGGCCGCTGTGGACCGGGAACCGGCGTGGTGGCACCGGGTGTACGGGACGCTCGCCGGGGCCGCCACAGACGATCTGGGCGCCCTCCCGGTGCCGTTGGCGGACGGAGGGGGCGACGACGACCGTGTCGGTCATGCCGGTCGCGTCGGTCATGCCGGTCGTGTCGTCCGCGGGCCGCGCGGGCTGCTCATCGCCGACGAGGTCGACCCGGCGGGACTGGACGCGCTCGGCCTGCGGTTCGTCCACCCCGGGGCCGTGCATCCGCTGCTGGTCAGGCTCGGCGCGGTCGAGGCGGGCCCGCGCGCCGTCCTCGCCGATCCCGCCGTGCGGGCCGCGGTGGAGGGCTCGTTCCAGGACGAGGATCCGGGCGCGGTCGCCGAGGCCGTCCTCGGGCTCGTCTCCGAGGCGCGGATCGAACCGGGCGAGGAGCCCTGGCTCGCCGACCTGGCGCTTCCGGCGGAGGACGGCGACCTCTACCCGGCCGGGGAGCTGCTCCTGCCCGGAAGCCCTTTGCGCGGCCTCATGGCCGACGACGCGCCGTTCGGTGTCGTGGACGGCGCGACGCTGGAGCGGTGGGGCCCCGGGCCGCTCGCCGCGGCGGGCGTCCTGGACGGCTTCGCCCTCGCACGGGCCGAGGACGTGAACCTGACGGGCGTGGCCGACGACGCCGAGACCCTCGAACTCGACGACGAGGACCGCTGGGCCGACGAGGCGCTCGCCCGGATCGGCCCGCAGGACCTCCCGCCGCTCGTGCCCGAGTTCCAGGCCGTCCGCGACCTGGAGCTCGTCGAGGACTGGACGGCGGCCCTGCGCCTCCTCGCCGGCCCGCCGTGGCGGGCCGCGGTCGTCGAGCCCGCCCACGTGGCCCTGCACGATGGCCGCCGCGTCGCCGTCCCCTCGTACACGGCGTGGTGGCTGGGACGCCATCCCGTGCTGGACGGCCGGAGACCCGGGGAGTTCCGCCTCCCCGGTGACGGCGACGACGCGCTGGACGGCCTCTACGACGCCGCCCCTGACGGGCTCGACGAGCACTTCCTGCTGGCCCTGGGCGTCCGCACGTCCCTGCTCGACCTCCTCGACGAGCCCGGCGGCGCGCAGGAGCTCCTCGACCGTCTCGGCGACCCCGCGCGGACCGTGGCCCGCGCCCAGCTGGGCGGGCTGTGGACGGCCCTGGCCGACGCCCCGGACGCGGCCGTGCAGCCCCCCGACCGCGTGCGGGCGGTCGTCGACGGCGAGGTCGAGGTCGTGGACGCGGCGGACGCCCTCGTCCTGGACGGCCCCGACCTCCTCCCGCTCCTCGCGGGCCAGCCCCTGGTCATCGCCGCGCGAGGACGCGACGCCCGGCTCGCCGAACTGCTCGACCTGCCCCTCGCGAGCGACGAGGTGCCCGGCGTCGTCGGGTCGGCGGGGGAGAAGCGGCCCGTTCCGCAGGCGGCGCGGGCCGTCCTGCCCGGCGCCCCGGCGACCTACCTGGCGCACGAGCGCCTGATCGTGGACGGGCAGGAGCTGTCCTGGTGGGCCGGTGACGGCGAGGTTCACGCGAGCGGCCCCGCCGGTCTCGCCCGGGCCCTCGCCTGGACGACCGGGAACTGGCCGGACCGCCTCCTCCTGGAGGCCGTCCTGCGCGATCCCGGATCACTGCCCGATTTGCAGGCGGAGTCCGACCTGGAGTCTTAGCGCGCCTCGGGCCTGACCGGATCGTCGACGTCACCGGCATCGGCCTCGGCCTTCGGGCCGGTCCCGGCGGAATGCGTCTCCTCCAGCCGGGCGCGCCCGGCCTGCAAGCGCGGGATGTACCACATGCCGAACAGGCCGATCACGATCCCCGCGACGCACACCCACAGCCACCAGCGTTCCCCGGACGGCAGGCCGACGATCAGCAGCACGACCAGCGCCACCGCCCAGGCGGCGGTGCCCGCGGCGGCGATGCGGACGTCGTCGGTCCGCATCGGGGGCGGGTCGGGGAGGCGCGGCCGGCTCATGGGATCAGGTTACGCGGCGCCGCCCGCGGCGGCGGAGTGCGCCCTGGCGCGGGGGAGCCCGCCGATGACCATGGTGATCAGCAGCTCGTAGCTGGTCTCCAGGTCCTCCGGCAGCCCGAACCCCCCCGCCGCCTCCAGGACGGCGAAGCCGTGGACGGCCGAGCGCAGGCAGCGGGCCGCGTGGATCAGCGCCGGCCCCTCCAGGTCGTAGCCGCGCAGTACCGCGAGGATGATGCCGAGGAGCCGTTCCCCGGCGGCGTCGACCCGCCCCAGGGGCTCGGCCGACTGCTCCATGGCGGCGTACCGGGCCGGGTGCTCGACGACGTAGGACCGGTAGGCGCGCATTACGGCGCGCACGGCGTCGTCTCCGGAGCGTCCCAGAGCGGCCTCTCCGAGCCGTGCGGTGAGCTCTTCCATCACCCGGACGGTCATCAGAAGTCGCAACTCGGCGAGGTTACGGACATGCTTATAGAGGGAGGGCGTCGCGACCCCGGCCCGTCCCGCCACCGCGGCCAGCGTGAGGGCACCGGGGCCCTCCGCGTCCACGATGGCGATGGCGGCGTCCACGACCGCGTCCGGCGACAGTCCCGCGCGCGGCACACCAGCCTCCTTAATAGAGATAGCCATCAAGCTAATAAACTTAGCCTCTTCTGTCAAGAAGCGTGCGAGTGCTGGACCTGGGAGAACGATGACGATGACACCGCCACCGGACGGAGGCCGCGCCGCGGCCGCCCCGGGGCTGGCCGAGCAGCTGCGCATCTCGATCGCGCGGCTGTCCCGCCGGCTGCGCACGCTGCGGCCCTCGGCGGGCGACGGCGTCCCGGACCCGCTTCCGCTCACCCAGTTCGCCGCGCTCACGGCCATCGAGCGGCACGGCTCCATGACCCCGCGCGAGCTGGCCGACCACGAGAAGGTGCAGCCGCCCTCGATGACCCGCGTCATCGCCTTCCTGGAGGAGCGCGGCCTGCTCGCGCGCAGCCCGCACCCCACCGACGGGCGGCAGGTCGTCCTCAGCGTGACGGAGGCGGGCGCGACCCTGCTGCGGGACGAGCGTCGCCGCAAGGAGGCGTGGCTCTCGCGCCGGCTCGGGGAGCTGACCGAGGACGAGCGGGAGATCCTCCGCCGGGCCGCCCCGATCATCGACAAGCTCAGCCGTTCCTGACTCCTGGCCGCGTCCAGGCGGCGACATGTCGCTGTTGCCGGAATAGCAGACTGGAGATTATCGTTAGCCTTGGTAATGACTTCTGCTAACGATGGACCTGGGGTAACGGACGGGCCCGCGCCGCGCGGGCCCGTCGGCGTGGCACTCCAGAATCCGGAACCGGACGGCGCGCCGGTGCGGGGCGGAACGGTCCAGGAGGCCGAGGCCGAGGCCGGGGCCGGGGCCGACGTCGAGGACGAAGCCGCCGAAAGCGGCGGGATGTTCCGCTCGCTCCGCAACCGCAACTACCGGCTGTTCACCGCCGGGCAGGTCGTGTCCAACACCGGCACCTGGATGCAGCGCGTCGCGCAGGACTGGCTCGTCCTCGACCTCGCCCACGGCAGCGGCACCGCCCTTGGCATCACCACCGGGCTCCAGTTCCTCCCGCTGCTGCTTTTCGGCCTGTGGGGCGGGGTGATCGCCGACCGCTACCCCAAGCGCCGCGTCCTCATGCTGACGCAGCTGACGATGGGCGCCCTCGCGCTGGTCCTCGGCGTGCTGGCGCTCACCGGCGAGGCCCGGGTGTGGCACGTGTACGTGCTGGCGTTCGGTCTCGGCCTGGCCACCGTCGTGGACAACCCCACGCGGCAGGCGTTCGCCATCGAGATGGTGGGACGCCGTGACCTGCCCAACGCCATCGCGCTGAACAGCGCCAGCTTCAACGGCGCCCGGCTGCTCGGCCCGGCGGTCGCCGGCGTGCTGATCGCCGTCCTCGGCACGGCGCCCGTCTTCCTGGTCAACGCGGCGTCGTTCGGCGCCGTCCTGTTCGGCCTCTACGCGATGCGGACGGACGAGCTGCACCCCGCCGCCCCCGTCAAGCGCGCGCGGGGGCAGCTCCGCGAGGGCCTCCGCTACGTCCGCGGCCGCCGGGACCTGATCATGGTGCTGGTGCTCGTCGGCTTCGTCGCGACGTTCGGCATGAACTTCCAGATGACGACCGCCCTGGTCGCGCGGGAGGTCTTCCACACCGGCGCGTCGTCGTTCGGCCTCGCCTCCAGCATGCTCGCGCTCGGCGCGCTCACCGGCGCGCTGCTGGCCGCGCGGCGCGCGTCCCGGCCGCGGCTGCGGCTGCTGCTGGGGGCCGCGCTGACGTTCGGCGTGCTGGAGGTCGTGACCGGGCTGATGCCGACGTACTGGTCGTTCCTGGCGCTGCTCGTCCCGACCGGCATCGCGCTGATGACGTTCACCACCGCCGCCAACGCGACCATGCAGCTCAGCGTGGCGCCGGAGATGCGCGGCCGGGTCATGGGCCTGTACATGTTCGTCTTCCTCGGGACGAACCCGCTCGGCGCCCCGGCGGTCGGCTGGATGGCCGAGCAGTTCGGGCCGCGGCCCAGCATCGTCCTCGGCGGGCTGGTCGCCGTGCTGACGACCCTCGCGGTGGGGGCGCTGGCCGCCCCCCGGGAGTCGGTACGGACGGTCCTGGCCCCGGTACGCCGTCCATCCGCGTGACAACGGGTGCCCGCTGCTGAAAAGCTGGCCGCGTGGATCTGCGGACATTCCGATGAGGCTTTTTGTGGCGCTCATTCCGCCACCGGGCGTCCTGGACGAGGTCGAGGAGGCCGTCCGCCCGCACCAGGACCTGATACCCGAGCTGAGATGGGTCCGGCGCGAGCTGATCCACGTCACGCTGTCGTTCCTCGGCGACGTCGACGACCGCACCCTCGACCGGTTGCTGCCGCGGCTGGAGCGGGCCGCCGGACGGCATGAGCGGATGTCGCTGTCCCTGGCCGGGGCGGGCGCGTTCCCCGGGAGCGGCGCCCATGCCCGCGTGCTCTGGACGGGCCTGTACGGGGACCGGCGCGCCCTGGCCCGGCTCGCCGCGTCCACCGCCGCCGCCGGGCGCAGGGCGGGCACGCCGCCCGACAAGCACCGCGCGTTCCGGCCGCACCTGACGCTCGCGCGGTCCCGGCGTCCCGTGGACGTCCGGTCGCTCACCGAGTCGCTGTCGGCCTTCGCCTCCACCCCGTGGACGGCCGACGCCGTCCACCTCGTGCGCAGCCACCTGCCCGGCAAGCAGTACA carries:
- a CDS encoding MarR family transcriptional regulator, whose translation is MTPPPDGGRAAAAPGLAEQLRISIARLSRRLRTLRPSAGDGVPDPLPLTQFAALTAIERHGSMTPRELADHEKVQPPSMTRVIAFLEERGLLARSPHPTDGRQVVLSVTEAGATLLRDERRRKEAWLSRRLGELTEDEREILRRAAPIIDKLSRS
- the thpR gene encoding RNA 2',3'-cyclic phosphodiesterase — encoded protein: MRLFVALIPPPGVLDEVEEAVRPHQDLIPELRWVRRELIHVTLSFLGDVDDRTLDRLLPRLERAAGRHERMSLSLAGAGAFPGSGAHARVLWTGLYGDRRALARLAASTAAAGRRAGTPPDKHRAFRPHLTLARSRRPVDVRSLTESLSAFASTPWTADAVHLVRSHLPGKQYSQVTYEPLKTWSLRGSGPGTRGPGPGQGPGDAQDPENAQDPQGGQSPGGGQSSGGGGAGRSASGGPQGTP
- a CDS encoding TetR/AcrR family transcriptional regulator encodes the protein MPRAGLSPDAVVDAAIAIVDAEGPGALTLAAVAGRAGVATPSLYKHVRNLAELRLLMTVRVMEELTARLGEAALGRSGDDAVRAVMRAYRSYVVEHPARYAAMEQSAEPLGRVDAAGERLLGIILAVLRGYDLEGPALIHAARCLRSAVHGFAVLEAAGGFGLPEDLETSYELLITMVIGGLPRARAHSAAAGGAA
- a CDS encoding MFS transporter, whose protein sequence is MFRSLRNRNYRLFTAGQVVSNTGTWMQRVAQDWLVLDLAHGSGTALGITTGLQFLPLLLFGLWGGVIADRYPKRRVLMLTQLTMGALALVLGVLALTGEARVWHVYVLAFGLGLATVVDNPTRQAFAIEMVGRRDLPNAIALNSASFNGARLLGPAVAGVLIAVLGTAPVFLVNAASFGAVLFGLYAMRTDELHPAAPVKRARGQLREGLRYVRGRRDLIMVLVLVGFVATFGMNFQMTTALVAREVFHTGASSFGLASSMLALGALTGALLAARRASRPRLRLLLGAALTFGVLEVVTGLMPTYWSFLALLVPTGIALMTFTTAANATMQLSVAPEMRGRVMGLYMFVFLGTNPLGAPAVGWMAEQFGPRPSIVLGGLVAVLTTLAVGALAAPRESVRTVLAPVRRPSA
- a CDS encoding DUF2530 domain-containing protein, encoding MSRPRLPDPPPMRTDDVRIAAAGTAAWAVALVVLLIVGLPSGERWWLWVCVAGIVIGLFGMWYIPRLQAGRARLEETHSAGTGPKAEADAGDVDDPVRPEAR
- a CDS encoding sacsin N-terminal ATP-binding-like domain-containing protein; translated protein: MNETPDPFGTRELRDRVLRAWAESPARFREDANTEEDHALGGYRDRVVIELAQNAADAATRAGVPGRLRLTLRDGVLTAANTGAPLDASGVEALSTLRASAKRDETDAVGRFGVGFAAVVAVTDAPAIASRRPADRPGEGVGDGSADGPGGGVVGVEWSLARARELVRGMPGLADELERRAGQVPLLRLPFASADPPGVPDGFDTVVRLPLRDAAVNGVRRQLAQAGPALMLALPALEAVEIDDGGTVRTITAERGAPDAVTIDGVVWHTAEAHGAVPPELLADRPTEERSRPVWQVRWALPEGGLPDGTPAVVHAPTPSDEPLDLPALLVASFPLAPDRRHVAPGPLTDFLVDQAAAAYETLLRVRSGTPPLLDLVPGPVGAGELDARLRRAVLERLPEAPLLPHRTRGRDAVALDAPPAFVDLLAEDGVLPGLLPPGWPARSPALAALGVRRVELADVIDELAAVDREPAWWHRVYGTLAGAATDDLGALPVPLADGGGDDDRVGHAGRVGHAGRVVRGPRGLLIADEVDPAGLDALGLRFVHPGAVHPLLVRLGAVEAGPRAVLADPAVRAAVEGSFQDEDPGAVAEAVLGLVSEARIEPGEEPWLADLALPAEDGDLYPAGELLLPGSPLRGLMADDAPFGVVDGATLERWGPGPLAAAGVLDGFALARAEDVNLTGVADDAETLELDDEDRWADEALARIGPQDLPPLVPEFQAVRDLELVEDWTAALRLLAGPPWRAAVVEPAHVALHDGRRVAVPSYTAWWLGRHPVLDGRRPGEFRLPGDGDDALDGLYDAAPDGLDEHFLLALGVRTSLLDLLDEPGGAQELLDRLGDPARTVARAQLGGLWTALADAPDAAVQPPDRVRAVVDGEVEVVDAADALVLDGPDLLPLLAGQPLVIAARGRDARLAELLDLPLASDEVPGVVGSAGEKRPVPQAARAVLPGAPATYLAHERLIVDGQELSWWAGDGEVHASGPAGLARALAWTTGNWPDRLLLEAVLRDPGSLPDLQAESDLES